The Fimbriimonadaceae bacterium nucleotide sequence AGGAGATCCCAGTCTTGCCGAAGAATCGTCCGCGCAAGTCTGTGGTCGGCTTCACTGTGTCCCCGGAGCTGAAGAAGAAGGCACTCTCTAAGATCGTTAGCACCAACCCCCGCAGGTTCACACTGCTTCAGGAGTTCGATCGCCTTCGCAGATGACTCTAGTGTGACATTACAGTCTAAAGCAACCTCTTCTAAAGAGACGGTTAGGTAACCGCGATCATTGACGCTAGCAATTAAGTAATTGCCAAGGTCTTTCTCATGATCAGGCAGTTGCGGCAGAAGTTGCGCTCGCAGGTGGTCCCACAAAGTGTCGCTGTCGGGCGTGAAGTCCAACCAGTCGAACTCTTGCTCCCCATCGCGAGGAAGAGACCGTTGCAGTTCACGGTTGTCGCTGGAAGGTTTCAACTCCGCAGGTGCAACCGTCTTAAGGATCTCGTCCAAAGTTACCGGGGTTTCTGAATCCTCAATTCTCTCGAGTGCTGGGTTTTCGGCAAGCTCTGTCTCAACCGCTTGCAGTAGTTCTGCGTGGTTGAGCTGCAGGACTTGGCTTGCTAGAATGACCCGGGGATCGATCCGTACCGAGGTACTGACCCTTGCCCCAACGTGTTGACCCATGCCGTCCGCCATCTTGTGAACCCGCGCTGAGTCAATGATCGGCTGGAATGACCCCCCGGCAGTCGTACGAATTACTGGTTCGGTAAAATACAGACTCGGTAATGTTTACTGGTCTCGTCCAAGCGGTGGGGAAAGTCCTCAAGGTATCGCCTGGAAACTTGCTAGTGGAGAAATGCCTGCCTGTTTCCAACGATCCTTATCTTATCGGAGAAAGTATTGCCGTTAACGGTTGTTGCTTAACCCTTGTGGATTTCGATCAAGGTCTCGAATTTAACCTGAGTGAAGAAACATGGACTCGAACCGCCTTGCGCACATTGAGAATTGGGAGCCGAGTTAACCTTGAGCGTTCTGTTCGCGCGGCTGACCGCCTGGGCGGCCACATTGTGCAAGGCCATGTGGATAGCGTGGCCACCGTCGAGGCAGTAGAAACGCTGGAAGGATCAGTTAAGCTCGTCCTGCAAAACTTAGAACCACGCTATCTGATCCAGAAGGGCTCCCTCACCGTAGACGGCGTGAGCTTGACCGTCAACAACCCCTCGAACGGGCAAGCGGAATTCTATATCATCCCGCATACGGCAGAAGCGACAACGCTTTGTGAAAAGAGAGTGGGGGACGTAGTCAATATCGAGTACGACGTCTTGGCAAAGTACGTCGAGCAGTTAATGCCTTTCGTCAACCTTCGATCACAATCTTCGTAAAGTCCCCTGCTTGTAGGAGGAGGCCGTTCACTTCGGCCAAAAGTCTAAGGCGTGCGTTCCTTACGAGCTCGTCGTCTGCCATAACCATGGTGGAGTCAAAAAACGAGTCGATGGGCTTTGCTAAAGTCCTTAAGCCCGTCACCAATTCGGCGACGTCCGCGCGTTCTGCCGCCGATCGGACCTGTTGGCGCGCCGTTTCGACGGCCCTGAGAAGCGCGCTGGCCTCCGAACTTTGCAAAGCCTCATCCTTCGGCAATCCGGGCTCAATGACCAGGCCCTTCTTTTCCGCGGCAGCGGTAATGTTCAGGGGGCGGGTCGCCGTCTGAATGAACGCTGTCTCAGGGGAAATGGTTTCCATCACTTGAATCCGGAATTGCACCGCCCGCGGATTCAGAAGCGGCATTCCGCCGCTCAAGGCCGCCTGCACGAGGTCATACCGGTGCGACGCCAAGAGGCCTTCATACCGGCTGACAAAGATCTCATGAAGGTGCTGGGTCGCCTTGTCCGCATCAAGCGAGACCTGTCCATCGGCGTAGTTTTTAAACGCACTATCGAGCAAGGGCGTCAGGTCTTGGGCTTCCGGCCATGCCCAACAGGCTTCGATAATTGTGGTGGCGGCGCGCCGCAACCCGTAAGGGTCGCTACTTCCGGTGGGGACGGCACCAATGCCCAAATACCCGGCCAACTTATCGATCTGATCCGCCAAAACCAAGCAGAATGCCGTGCGGTCAGCAACTGCGTCTTCGGTAGCCGAGAAAGATGCGTACTGACGCGAAATGGCTGAGGTCACGGGAGGAGGAAAGTCTTCGCGGGACCCGTAAATACCGCCGATAACGCCTTGCAACTCATCGAGTTCGGAGACGAGGCCAGTGCTCAAATCTGCCTTTGCGTAAAGACCGGCTCTTCGGGCATAATCCTGATCGCTAAGGCTGCCGCCGCTCCACGCGGCGATATCGGCAGCCAACTTAGCGAGCCGGTCGGCGCGATCGCGCACAGAGCCCAGCTTTTCCTGAAAGGTCATGGAACGGGTGCGCTCCAGGAATTCGGAAAGCGTATGCTTCTTATCTTCTAAAAAGAAGTGGCGCGCATCATTAAGCCGCGCGTTCACGACCCATTCGTTCCCCTCCCGGACGGTGTTCTCGTCGCCACCATTGCACACTGAGACGAATCCTGTAGTGAGCGAACCTTGTTGGTTTCGCACAGGGAAGAACCGCTCATGTTTCGCCATAACGGTGATCAGCACGGGATCTGGCAATTCTAAGAACTCTTGGGCGAAGTTTCCGAGGAGGCAACGCGGTTGCTCGGTCAGATAAGCGTTTTCCTCGATAAGGGCTGCGGAGGTGGCGCTGGTGTCGGCGGAGTGGGCTTCCGCACCCGCCCTGATGGCCGCCTTCCGTTTTTCGGCATCGGGTTCAACGTGGCGATGGCGGAGCTCTGCCAGCAAGCCGGCGAGGCCGTTCGCCGCCGAAAATGAGCCCGGAGAGCGGAAGCGGTGGCCATAGCTTAAATCCCCGGACAGAATGCCCTCGAGCTCAAAAGGGACAACTTCAGAGCCGAAAGTTGCCAAGATCCAGCGAATTGGGCGGGCGAACCGAAACCGCCCGGAGCCCCACCGCATGGTTTTGTCGAAGGTCAGGGACCGGATCGCTTCGGGCAGGATTTCGGCGAGAAGCTCGCGCGTCGGCTTGCCCGGGACCACGCGGTGCGCCCAGACGTAGTCGCCTTCGACCTGGACTTGGTCGGGGGTTATGCCCTGGCCCCGGCAGAAGCCTTCCAGCGCCTTGCTTGGTTTGCCTTCGGCGTCGAATGCCGCTTTCACGGCAGGCCCCCGCGAGGCGGTCGGAACATCAGGTTGCCGATCGAGAACGTCCTGGATTGAGACGATGAGCCGCCGGGGTGTGCCGAGCGTTTCATGGGCGCCGTGTGAGACCGAGGCGGCCGTTAGCCGCGTAAGGATCTCGAAAGCGAGTTGGTCGTGCGCACGCCGGATTGAACCGGCCGGTAACTCTTCACAGCCGACCTCGAGCAATAATTCCGGCATTCCGGGAACGAGTTTACCGTCGGCCACCGGTGCCTTTCCGAGGTTCGGCAAGGTAGGATAGGCTGAACTCAACTGGATTGAGTCGCCTCGTCTTTACGGAGGATCCATGAGAAAACACCTGATTCTCGCCGCGCTCGGCCTGGCCGCCCTTGCACCTGCCCAAACGGTGCAAACCCCGACAAACCTTGCGTTTAGGATCGGCTACGTCTATCCGATCGATGCCAAGACCCGCGACAGTGTCCGCAACTTCTTCGGCATCGGAGCGGAGTACTTCTTCAACCACAGCCTCGTTCGGAACGGCGAGCTGACGCTTTCCGCCGACTGGCTTGGCAAGACCGGCAGCGGTGACAAGGGGAACATCTTTCCGATCTTCCTGAACCAGCGGTTCTATGGCGGGTCGCGCACCGGCGACGAGTACAACCGGAGCTACTTTTACGTTGGTGCAGGAATCGCGATCGTAGACGTCACCCGCACGGACACCGTCTTGGCCGCCCGTGTCGGCTGGGGCATGGAGTTCGGTGAGCACCTCTTCGGCGAGACCACGCTCATCCACAGCGACGACGCTTCGGGCGCCCGCGCCACGAGCCTCGGCTTCTACCTCGGCTACCGCTTCTAAGGAACGGCGGCCTCTAAAGACAGGCTCCCGGCTTTGACAAGCCGGGGGCCTGTTCAGTCTAGGTCGGCCATGGCGGCCAAAGTCTCTTCGTCCGACAGGCTGCGCGACCCGTTCCGGTCCAGCACGTAGACCGCAGGCGGGACTTTGCGGAGGCCCCCGGTAGCCGAGTCCAAATCGGCGGCGATTTCCAGCATCCTGAGCGCGTCTTGCAGCACCTGGTGTTGGTTGCGGGCCGCCCAGGGCCCTTTCGTCCGGATCAGATATTCAAAGACCCCCCGGATCCGCTCCGAGCCGGAACCCGCGCACGCATAGTCCGCATTTTGGAACCGGGCGCCCGCCGCATCGAAAAAGTAAACGCCGAAGCGGTCGGCCCGAGGATCATAGGCGGCTGCGATCGGAAGGAACATACCGATGCCGGAGGCGGCGGCCGGAATGTTGCCTTGGAGCGCCCGCGAGATCTCCATCAGTTTCCCCTCGGTCGAGATCTCAACCAAGTTCAGCCTCTCGTAGTACTTGAAGGCGTGGCGAAGGTAGCGCGAGACCTCCAAGGATCGGCCATAAGCGCCGCTCACCGCGACCACAGTGAACCGGTCCAGCGGCACGATCTTGTCCGCATGGTCGAACATGATCAAGTTGCCCGCGGTCGCGCGGCGGTCTGCCACGACGAGGCAACCGGCATCATAGTGCAAGGCGATGACGGTGGTGCCGTGCACCTCGCCAATGGGGCCGGCGGCCACGGGCTCGAAGCCGACCAGCTCCCGAAACGACGCGGCGTTCGGCGCTGTCACTGGCCTGATCGCTGGCGGTACTTTTTCGCCTGCTCCGGGTCGACGCGCTTCATGCGCTTTAGCAGCTCGTTCGGAGCGTCCGGACGACCGATATCGGGCTTAGTGGGCCCCTCGTCGTCCCCCGTCTTGCGTGACGGCTCTTCGAATTCCCGGCGGAGAGTGCGGTCGAATGAAATCGTCATGTGTCTCCTTTTACTACGGTCTCCAGCTCGCTGATCGCGCGGGCGTTTTCGATCCCCGGGCCATAGTCCTTGCCGGGGTCGAGCGCCAACCGCACCTCGCGGCCCTCATCACTGAGGCTAAGGCTGCCCCAGGATACTCCGGCGAGGCTCGGGAGAAACTCCTTGACCGCCTGGGAGCGGACCCGGGCGCGGTTGCTCTCGAAGACGCTCGTCATTCGTGCCCGGACTATTGCGTCCTCTGGAAATGGGTCGATTCGGGCCATTTGGGCGAGGGCGGGCACGAGTCCCTCGTCGGGGTCCAGGTCGTGGTAGGCCAGGTCCAGTGAGCGGAGGGTCGGGTCGTTCCAAGCCAGCCCTTCCGACTCGCGAAACTCATCGAGCAGGCGTTTCTTGGCGAGCCAGTCGATGCGCCGGGCCGCTCTGTCCCCCTCCCCAGCCAGGTCGGCGAGCAGCGATTCAGCCTCGTCGCAGACGGCGAGGAGCTCTGACGCCTCAGGATCGGCGACGAACGTGCGGCGAAAGGCATCTGTGTAAGACTCAATGATCTGGCGGGCGGTGGTCCAATTCGCGCCCTCCAGGTCGATCCGGCCCTCTCCCCGATGCGACCGGCTCACGCTCTGGGCCGCTTTCGGCGGGCTGGGGATGCGCCAAACCGGGGCCTCTTCGGCCATCGCTAAGAGCAAGGCGACCTTGACGAGTCCGGCCTTCCGGTGGGTGGCGGCGGGAAGCATGTTGGCGTCGCCGCTGATGACGTGCAGGCGGATCCACTGACCGGGGTCGCCGTGGGGCTCGTCCCGAGTGTTGAAGACAGGGCGGCGGTAGAGGGTCTCCGCGTTTGCCGCCTCGACAAAGAAATCTGCCCTTTGCGAAAGCTGGTAGTCACAAGGTCCTAGCGCCTCGCTCCCGACCTTGCCCGCGCCGCACAGAGCGATCCTCGCCACGAGCATCGGCATGACGGCGCGGTAGAGCGCCTCGAAGCCGAGCGGCCTCGGGACAAGGTAGCTCTCGTGGGTGCCATAGGAGGCACCGTGCCCGTCCGAATTGTTCTTGAAGACCTTTGTCCGGAGCCCCGTCAGGGCTTCGTAGGCTTCGGCCGTCCGCCGAAGCCACTCCTCGCCCGCCATGTCGTGGAGCGTGAGCTCTTCCAGGCTCCAGCATTCCGGCGTGGCGTATTCGGGATGGCCGTGGTCGTTGTAAAACCGCGCGCCGTTGGGCAACACCCGGTCTGATCGGACGGCCTGGTCGGACTGATGGACCCTGCCTGTATCGAACTTGGCGTCTTCCGGATCGAATGCGAGCCGATCTAGCTTGAACCCGCGAAGGTCTGCCCTGGGGCTCTCAAAACGGTAGTCCCAACCTACGAACGCCCGCGCCGGAAAGGCGCGGACGAATTCGGCACTGTCCTCGACCTGGTCTTCCGCCCCGCGGCCCTGGATCGAGAGCCCGTACTCGGTCTCGATCCCGGCCAGGACGCGGAACATTTATCTGAGGACCACGAAGCTTCCCGTCGTCGGGAAGGGGAAGCCGGCTGGCGGCGTGTCCACCACGAAATCGCCGGTCCGGAGAATCCCGTTCGGCTTTGTAAAGGTGATCCGGGCATTGGCCACCTTGTCCGCACTGCCGTCTCGAATCTGTTCGAGGCTGAAGAGCTTCACCGTGCCCCCTGTCGCCGAGGTCAGCGAGGCGACGCCTTGCCAAAGGGCGGTGACCTTGCCGGTCGCGTTGCGCTGGAAGGCCACGACCTGCATGGCATTCTGGTCGCGCGTCCCGGGCAGGAACACCATGGCGAAGTCAGGGATGTTCGAAAGGACTTCGGTATAGGGGCGGAAGAAGCCTTGGAGGGCGACGATCTTCGCCTCGTCGACCAGCGGGTCTCGCGGGTCGGGCTCGCGGACCGTATAGGTCCCCGGTGCCGGGCGTCCGCCGAGCACTGTGGCCTTCTTCAAGATGCCGGTCTCAATCACGACCGGGTCGAGCAACTCGAAGGAGTCGGTCTCGTCGTACCCCGCGGAGATGCCAATGCTGTCCCCGGAGAAGTGGACCATCTCGGCGGGCTTGCCGTTGCCCAGTTTCGGCCGCTGGGCCTCGGGCATCGTCGTGACGTCGAAGGCGACCATGTCGCTCAGGAACCCATTGATCTTCTTGTTGTACTCCGCGTAGTTCTCGTCGATGAACTGCTGGCGGTTGAAGATGATGCCGTTGACGTTGTCGAACCGCAGCATCGCGTCGTTCAGGTTGACCTGGATGGTCGTCTGACGGCCTGGGAAAAGTTTCGCGTCGAGGTCGAAATACGGCCGGAATTCGATGGGAGGACCGCCATAGACGGTGCTGAAACCGCTCGCACCCTGCTCGTCCATCTGGGCGATCTCCAGGGGGAACTGGGTGTAGGTCTTAAATGGGATCCCAGCGGCCACCGGAACGCTGAACACAGCTTGGTTAATGGTGTAACCATCGAGCTGGATGCGGACCGGGGAGGCAGAACCCTGCTGCTCCTTAGGTTCAAAGTCGGTCGGCGAATTGTAGATTCGCGCGTTGCGGATGACCGCGATCTGCGAGCCGACGGCGCGCCGGCCTTGACCGGACAGGTACAGGATTTGAACCTGGGCGTTATTGCCAAGGTTCACGGTCGGGATGCCGCGGCCACCGCCGCCGCCACCACCGTTTCCTCCACCACCACCGTTGTTGCCGTTACTATTCTCGGCGCTAACGCCGCCACAGCCGATGACAAGCGCACCAGCGACGAATACAAGACACCACTTCTTCAAGCCGTCCACCTCAGTGACCCAGGGCACGCGCAACGATACCTGACAAGAAGCCCCGTCAGGGCGGCGCACTGTTACTACTGGGACGAGCCAGGCTCCCGAAATCGTTCATCAAGCCGAAGAAAGTCGGCCCGAGGAGCGGGTCCCGTGTAAAATGTGGGGTGTCTCATGAAACGCACGGGGCTCCTCGACCTTAACGAGGCGGTCCAACACCCGGGCAAAAAACTGGTATTCGAGGTGCGATCCGAGCTTGGCCAGGAAGAGGACATCGACCTACTAGAACCCGTCACAGGCCAGTTGCAGGCCGTGAGCACCGGAAACTTGCTCCTTGTGAAGGCCCAACTGCGTACCAAAACTGTTGTGGAGTGCGCACGGTGCACGGCACCGTTGGAAGTCGACGTCAAATTTTCGATGGACGAGCAGTTCGCCGTGGAGGGCGTGCCTTCCGCTTACGCGTCGGACAGCTATGCCTATGTCGTCACCGACGAACCGGAACCGCTCTTCGACCATAACGCCCTCATCCTCGACGCGTTCCTTCGTCAGGGCCTGCTCTTGAGCCTCCCGATGCAGTCCCTCTGCTCCGGTGATTGGGAAGTCCCCTGTCCCGGCGGGGAGGGCGGCGCGGCGGCGAAAGTCGAGGACGGCCATCCTGCATTCCGGGTGCTCGGCGAACTGCGCCACGACGGGGAGACCGGCTCGTGACCATCGCCCTCGACGCGATGGGAGGCGATTTTGCGCCCGAAGCCATCGTCGAAGGGGCCGTCTGGGCGGCCCAGCTGATGCAGGAGGAGATCCTCTTGGTCGGCGTCCCCGACCGCATCCGCTCGTGCTTCCGGGGCACGCCGCCGCCGAACATCCGCATCCACCCCGCATCGGAGGTCGTCGAGATGCACGAAAAGCCCACCGAGGCTTTGCGCAAGAAACGAGATTCGTCGATTTCTGTGGCGGCAAACTTGGTCAAAACGGGTGAAGCCGTCGCCATGGTCTCGGCTGGCAACACGGGCGCGGCCACTGCGGCCGCCTTGCTCAGTTGGCGACAGATTAGTGGTGTCCATCGGCCCGCTATTGCGTCGGTTTTTCCCAGGAGAAATGGACAATTCCTCTTGCTCGATGCGGGGGCCTCGCCCGATGTCGACCCGGAACACTTGGTGGAGTTCGCCCTTATGGGGCTTGCCTATGCTGAGCGGGTCATGGGGAAGAAGGACCCGAAGGCGCACCTCCTGAACATCGGGGAGGAGCCCGGCAAAGGCAACGCATTCGCCAAGCAGGCCTATGACATGATGGCGCGCTACCCTTGGTTCGCGGGCAACCTAGAGCCGAAAGCGATGTTCCATGCGGAATGTGACGTCCTGGTCTGCGACGCCTTCGTCGGCAACATGGTGCTCAAGACTTCGGAGGGGGTCGCGGAGTACATCGTCGACGAGATAAGGGGTTCCGTCCCCACCGGGCCGGGCCGCTTCCTGTTCCTTCCCATGAAGGCGGCGATGGCGCCCCTTCGCCGCAAGCTCGACTACGCCGAATACGGCGGCTCGCCTCTGCTTGGGCTGAACGGGATTTGCGTCATCGGGCACGGCAGGAGCAACCCGAAAGCCATCAAGAACGCCCTGATGATCGCCGCGAGGGCGGCTGAGCACGACCTCGTTGGGAAAATCCGGGAGTCTCTCAGCCAACTCGCGGAAGGGGCCGCCGTATGACGCGAGCCGTCATCACCGGGATCGGACATGGCGTTCCCTCACGCGTTTTAGATAACTTCGAACTGGAAAAGATAGTCGAAACGAACGACGAGTGGATCGTCCAGCGAACTGGGATCAAGGAACGACGGGTCTGCGACGAGAACGAGACCGCCTCGACCTTGAGCATAGAGGCCTCTCGGGAAGCGCTCGAGGACGCGCGCTTGTCCCCGGAAGCGGTGGACACCGTCATCTGCGGCACAGTCACTGGCGACATGCCGTTCCCCGCGACCGCCTGCCTGGTCCAAGCCGGAATCGGGGCTCTGAACGCATCCGCGTTCGACGTGGGCGCGGCCTGCGCCGGGTTCATCACTTCTTTGGCGGTGGCGACCGCCCTCATCGAGTCCGGTGCCGCGAGAAACGTCGTGGTGATCGGGGTCGACGTCCTCACGAAGTACCTTGATTGGACTGACCGCTCCACCTGCGTCCTCTTCGGCGACGCGGCCGGAGCCGTCGTGGTGCAGGCGCAAGAAGGCACCGACCGGGGAGTGATGAAGACGGTCATGGCCGCCGATGGGAGAGGGGCGGCGCACATCGACTTTGAGGTCGGGGGATCGCGCTACCCCATCAACGCGCCCGAGTCCGAAGGCAAGCGGCGCAAGGTGCATATGAACGGCCAAGAGGTCTATCGGTTCGCGGTGAAGGCCATGAACGACGCCTGCTGCCGAACGCTCGACGAGGCGGGCTTAACGCCGGCCGACGTCGACCTTTTCGTCCCTCACCAGGCGAACCTCAGGATTATCCGCGCCGCCCAAGAGCGGCTCGGCCTGCCGGACGACCGGGTCTTCGTCAACGTCGACCGCTATGGGAACACGAGCGGAGGCTCCATTCCGTTGGCCCTCTATGAAGCCAAAAAGACCGGTCGCCTTAAGGTAGGCGACACGGTCATGACGGTCGGTTTCGGCGCCGGCCTCGTCTGGGGAGCGAACCTGATCCGCTGGTAGGCGGGGTCAACTCCCGCTCGTGACGGGGTCGGTCGGGAGGCCGTAAAGGTCGGACCGGATCGCGTGGCCCAAGTCTTCGTCGGGCATGCTCGCGTGCTTCTGCCTCGTGTTGATCACGTGCTGCTGTTCGCGGACGCGCCGGCGGACCAGGAGCGCTTCCTTCGCCACCTGGAGGTGGTGGAGCGCGACCTCGTTCTCCTTGCACGCCATGTCACGGCCCTGGTGGTCGAGCAAGCGCTCGATGAGCACGTCGATCACGTCTTCCAGGCGGCACCCGTTGATCCCGTGTTCGACCACCGAGCCGCGCTGAAAGACGATGTGGATGAAGGGTTGGCAGACGAAACCGTCCGAACCGTCCATACCACGCCATTTGTCCATGTCTACTGCCATTGCTGTTTGTCTGCCCCCTGCTTCATTTCGGCCAAGTCTAACTGGAAACGGTCATCCCGGGACGGGTTGGCCTCAATTTCGAGCTTGATCGATTCGACCTCGTCGAGCAGCAGGAGGGCTCGGGAGGCGGCACCGGCGAAAAGACGGGCACGGTGCGTGTCGCCGACTTGACCGGCGGCAAAGCAGAGCCCCGTGAGCGTATTGGTACACGTCCGCACACGGTCGCGCAGGCGACGAAGGTCGCGCACGGACCGTGAGTCTGTTCGAAGTGTCTGTCGAATTCTTGTGAGTTCCGCGCGGCAGGCGGTCTCGAACGTCATTTTCTGTCTCTATCTCTCCTCTTTTTTCAGAGGATCGTCCGCACGGCGGAGAGACCCTCTCTCGATGCGCCTACGGGGTGAGCTGACGGGCTAGGGCCAAGAGATACCCTCGACGTTTGGCGTCGTACGCCCCAAAAATTGGTTCCCCCGCTTCGGTCAGGACCGAACTCGGCTTCAATAATTATTGACGGTAGGCGCCCCCCTCTTTATTCGTTGTCCTAGGCCGATTCCGGCAGAAAATCCTGTCCGGCTGCAGGGCCCCGGTTGCCGGGGCCCTGGCGGGGCCGCTACTTGTCGCGGCGGCGTGGCGGTGGCGTAGGGTTGTTCGGCTCCACGATCGGCGTCGGTGTGGGCGAAACGTCGATCCGGTGCACGGGTTCGGGAACGTACGGCGCTGGTCTCTCGGGCTCCTTCGAGGCCATCTCCGCCAACTTCGCGGCGACGTCGATGCCGAAGACTTCCTTCACTTGGGCGTTCATGGCGAGGAGCTTTCCTGCGTCCATGCCGCCGTTGGCCGCCCTTGTGTCGATCACCGTCAGTTTCTCGATCTTGGTCTTGCCGATGGTCTCGGTCAGCTGGCGGATGATCGGCTCGATCTTCTGCAAGATGAAGATCTCTCGCGCCTGGTCGCCGGCGTCAGTCCAACTCTCGGCGAGCCTGGTGAGGGCGTCCGCGCGGGCGCGGCCGTCCTCGACGATCGGCGCCACTGCGGCTGCCGCCTGCTGCTCCAAGGCTTCGCACTCGGCCTTGGCCGGGGCGACGACGTCGGCTTCCAACTGGCGGCGGACCTGCTCGATCCTCGCCGCCTGCACCTTGATCTCCGCCTCCGCCTTGGCCAGCATTGCCGCGACGTCCGCGTTCTGCTCCGCAACCACCGCGTCCCGGCGGGTGACCGCGTCGGTCAGCCCCTTGTCTGCGTCCGCCTTGGCGACCGAGATCTGGGCTCGGATTTGGGCCTCGACCTCTTTAAGTTCGTTCTCGGCGCTCCGGATGGCGGAGTCGGCTCGGGCGGTGGCCTCCGCGACACGGGCCGAAGAGAGGAGTTCCGCGCTGCGGATACGGCCGATGGAGTCCAAGTACTTCACGTCGTCGGTGATGTTCTGGACCTTCAGCGTGTCCACGACCAGCCCGAGCGCGGTCATATCCTGCTCGACTTCTTGCACCAGCCTCTCTGCAAAGAGGTTGCGGTCCTCGTTCACCTGTTCGGGGGTCAGCGTCGCTAGCACGCCGCGCAAAGAGCCTTCCAGGGTCGCCTTGGCAATGCCCATGATTTCCTGCCGCCCTTTGCCGAGGAAGCGCTCGATGGCGTTGTTGAGCACTGGTTCGTGGCCCGCGACCTTCACGTTCGCCACGCCTTGGACGTTGAGCGGCACGCCGCCCTTGCCGTAGGCGCCGATCGCGTTGAGCTCGATGATCATGTTCGTCAGGTCGAGCCCGTCCACCTTCTCAAGGAACGGGTTGCGCAAGGTGCTGCCCCCCTTGACCACTCGGTAGCCGATCTTACGGTCGCCCGAGCGCCGGTTCCGGCCGCTGAAGATCA carries:
- a CDS encoding riboflavin synthase — its product is MFTGLVQAVGKVLKVSPGNLLVEKCLPVSNDPYLIGESIAVNGCCLTLVDFDQGLEFNLSEETWTRTALRTLRIGSRVNLERSVRAADRLGGHIVQGHVDSVATVEAVETLEGSVKLVLQNLEPRYLIQKGSLTVDGVSLTVNNPSNGQAEFYIIPHTAEATTLCEKRVGDVVNIEYDVLAKYVEQLMPFVNLRSQSS
- the glyS gene encoding glycine--tRNA ligase subunit beta — translated: MPNLGKAPVADGKLVPGMPELLLEVGCEELPAGSIRRAHDQLAFEILTRLTAASVSHGAHETLGTPRRLIVSIQDVLDRQPDVPTASRGPAVKAAFDAEGKPSKALEGFCRGQGITPDQVQVEGDYVWAHRVVPGKPTRELLAEILPEAIRSLTFDKTMRWGSGRFRFARPIRWILATFGSEVVPFELEGILSGDLSYGHRFRSPGSFSAANGLAGLLAELRHRHVEPDAEKRKAAIRAGAEAHSADTSATSAALIEENAYLTEQPRCLLGNFAQEFLELPDPVLITVMAKHERFFPVRNQQGSLTTGFVSVCNGGDENTVREGNEWVVNARLNDARHFFLEDKKHTLSEFLERTRSMTFQEKLGSVRDRADRLAKLAADIAAWSGGSLSDQDYARRAGLYAKADLSTGLVSELDELQGVIGGIYGSREDFPPPVTSAISRQYASFSATEDAVADRTAFCLVLADQIDKLAGYLGIGAVPTGSSDPYGLRRAATTIIEACWAWPEAQDLTPLLDSAFKNYADGQVSLDADKATQHLHEIFVSRYEGLLASHRYDLVQAALSGGMPLLNPRAVQFRIQVMETISPETAFIQTATRPLNITAAAEKKGLVIEPGLPKDEALQSSEASALLRAVETARQQVRSAAERADVAELVTGLRTLAKPIDSFFDSTMVMADDELVRNARLRLLAEVNGLLLQAGDFTKIVIEG
- a CDS encoding ubiquitin-like protein UBact; the encoded protein is MTISFDRTLRREFEEPSRKTGDDEGPTKPDIGRPDAPNELLKRMKRVDPEQAKKYRQRSGQ
- a CDS encoding proteasome accessory factor PafA2 family protein, with protein sequence MFRVLAGIETEYGLSIQGRGAEDQVEDSAEFVRAFPARAFVGWDYRFESPRADLRGFKLDRLAFDPEDAKFDTGRVHQSDQAVRSDRVLPNGARFYNDHGHPEYATPECWSLEELTLHDMAGEEWLRRTAEAYEALTGLRTKVFKNNSDGHGASYGTHESYLVPRPLGFEALYRAVMPMLVARIALCGAGKVGSEALGPCDYQLSQRADFFVEAANAETLYRRPVFNTRDEPHGDPGQWIRLHVISGDANMLPAATHRKAGLVKVALLLAMAEEAPVWRIPSPPKAAQSVSRSHRGEGRIDLEGANWTTARQIIESYTDAFRRTFVADPEASELLAVCDEAESLLADLAGEGDRAARRIDWLAKKRLLDEFRESEGLAWNDPTLRSLDLAYHDLDPDEGLVPALAQMARIDPFPEDAIVRARMTSVFESNRARVRSQAVKEFLPSLAGVSWGSLSLSDEGREVRLALDPGKDYGPGIENARAISELETVVKGDT
- a CDS encoding DUF177 domain-containing protein, with the protein product MKRTGLLDLNEAVQHPGKKLVFEVRSELGQEEDIDLLEPVTGQLQAVSTGNLLLVKAQLRTKTVVECARCTAPLEVDVKFSMDEQFAVEGVPSAYASDSYAYVVTDEPEPLFDHNALILDAFLRQGLLLSLPMQSLCSGDWEVPCPGGEGGAAAKVEDGHPAFRVLGELRHDGETGS
- the plsX gene encoding phosphate acyltransferase PlsX; amino-acid sequence: MTIALDAMGGDFAPEAIVEGAVWAAQLMQEEILLVGVPDRIRSCFRGTPPPNIRIHPASEVVEMHEKPTEALRKKRDSSISVAANLVKTGEAVAMVSAGNTGAATAAALLSWRQISGVHRPAIASVFPRRNGQFLLLDAGASPDVDPEHLVEFALMGLAYAERVMGKKDPKAHLLNIGEEPGKGNAFAKQAYDMMARYPWFAGNLEPKAMFHAECDVLVCDAFVGNMVLKTSEGVAEYIVDEIRGSVPTGPGRFLFLPMKAAMAPLRRKLDYAEYGGSPLLGLNGICVIGHGRSNPKAIKNALMIAARAAEHDLVGKIRESLSQLAEGAAV
- a CDS encoding ketoacyl-ACP synthase III, encoding MTRAVITGIGHGVPSRVLDNFELEKIVETNDEWIVQRTGIKERRVCDENETASTLSIEASREALEDARLSPEAVDTVICGTVTGDMPFPATACLVQAGIGALNASAFDVGAACAGFITSLAVATALIESGAARNVVVIGVDVLTKYLDWTDRSTCVLFGDAAGAVVVQAQEGTDRGVMKTVMAADGRGAAHIDFEVGGSRYPINAPESEGKRRKVHMNGQEVYRFAVKAMNDACCRTLDEAGLTPADVDLFVPHQANLRIIRAAQERLGLPDDRVFVNVDRYGNTSGGSIPLALYEAKKTGRLKVGDTVMTVGFGAGLVWGANLIRW